The Candidatus Binatia bacterium DNA window GCGCGGTTATGAATATTACTGGCTGATCTGCCAATGAATCACAGTTTTTTATTTTGGCAAGGGTGGCTGGCCCATCCATATCTGGCATCATCACGTCGAGGAGGGTCAGGTCAGGTTGATGCTCGAGCGCAAGTTCCACACCCCGGGCGCCAGAGTTAGCCATGACTACCTCCCAGCCGACCGTTTTCCGCATACTGAGCGCCGTGATCTGCCTGAGATCATCGTCATCATCTATCAAAAGAACCTTTTTGATCATCATATTGTCTCCAAACGCAGCGTTGAACGCGGTCCTCCCGACACCACTTCCGTTCAGTACTCGCGGTCGATCTCCGGCGTGTCCTCCTTGCCGCAGCGTTGTGTGAGCGACGAGACATTTTAATTGAACCACCAGTTCAACGCGTTCTTCATGCATTCTGATGTTCTAGGCCAGCAGACGAAGAGTTCGTCGCTTACAGGGTACAGGGCACTATCTCAGGCCCCGCAACTAGCTCGCGCCTTCGTGGGGTATGGAAGAAGTTCGCTCGAGCAGGTTGCGAACCTCGCGCTCCAGGGCTTCGCTGGAGAACGGCTTCTGCA harbors:
- a CDS encoding response regulator; this encodes MMIKKVLLIDDDDDLRQITALSMRKTVGWEVVMANSGARGVELALEHQPDLTLLDVMMPDMDGPATLAKIKNCDSLADQPVIFITARIQAAEIAELMELGAVGVIGKPFDPLTLAEEVLRLVEAK